The Streptomonospora litoralis genome window below encodes:
- the rfbB gene encoding dTDP-glucose 4,6-dehydratase — protein MRIMVTGGAGFIGSHFLLDLLDGSYPGLTPTEVVVLDKLTYAGDRRVLDGMRDARLSFVRADICDRPVVLRLMKGIDLVVHFAAETHVDRSIAGSDEFLQTNVAGTQNLLHCALEAGVGRFVHVSTDEVYGSIEEGSWDEACPLEPNSPYSASKASSDLLVRSYHRTYGLDACITRCSNNYGPRQFPEKVIPRFVTTLLEGGGVPLYGDGSNVREWLHVSDHCRGVALVAEKGRAGETYNIGGGAELSNRELTGRLLSIMGLDWDRVRRVPDRKGHDLRYSVDHSKIAAELGYEPRIGLDEGLEDVVRWYAGNPHWWKALTQPA, from the coding sequence GTGCGCATCATGGTCACCGGCGGCGCCGGTTTCATCGGGTCCCACTTCCTGCTGGACCTGCTCGACGGCAGCTACCCCGGCCTCACCCCTACCGAGGTCGTCGTCCTGGACAAGCTCACCTACGCCGGCGACCGCCGCGTCCTGGACGGCATGCGGGACGCCCGGCTGTCGTTCGTCCGGGCCGACATCTGCGACCGGCCGGTGGTGCTGCGGCTGATGAAGGGCATCGACCTCGTCGTCCACTTCGCGGCCGAGACCCACGTCGACCGGTCTATCGCCGGCTCCGACGAGTTCCTCCAGACCAACGTCGCCGGTACGCAGAACCTGCTGCACTGCGCTCTGGAGGCGGGGGTGGGGCGGTTCGTGCACGTCTCCACCGACGAGGTGTACGGGTCGATCGAGGAGGGCTCCTGGGACGAGGCGTGCCCGCTGGAGCCCAACTCCCCCTACTCCGCGTCGAAGGCGTCCTCCGACCTGCTGGTGCGCTCCTACCACCGGACCTACGGCCTGGACGCGTGCATCACGCGGTGCTCCAACAACTACGGTCCCCGCCAGTTCCCGGAGAAGGTGATCCCCCGCTTCGTCACCACCCTGCTGGAGGGCGGCGGGGTGCCGCTCTACGGCGACGGGTCCAACGTGCGCGAGTGGCTGCACGTCAGCGACCACTGCCGGGGCGTCGCACTGGTCGCCGAGAAGGGCCGGGCGGGCGAGACGTACAACATCGGCGGCGGCGCGGAGCTGAGCAACCGCGAGCTGACCGGGCGGCTCCTGTCGATCATGGGCCTGGACTGGGACCGGGTGCGGCGGGTGCCCGACCGCAAGGGCCACGACCTGCGCTACTCGGTGGACCACAGCAAGATCGCCGCGGAGCTGGGCTACGAGCCGCGCATCGGCCTGGACGAGGGGCTCGAAGACGTCGTCCGGTGGTACGCGGGCAACCCGCACTGGTGGAAGGCGCTGACGCAGCCCGCCTGA
- a CDS encoding sensor histidine kinase, which translates to MSTSEAENTSAAHGWREEIGPRLLAPPSASHGRRALWTSVGLTLLFSALMLPYGINALDGLEPPRRQWAIGVGTAYIGSYLVFVALGESKAWGVRLFMCALLLILGGALVFLMGVKNAWVLVFALCVISAFARTALAVGAVVLSVGAVGGTALLSGTLGAVMPELVLLASVGTAMILFIRLVEANEQLRRARDRIAAFAVVEERERVARDLHDILGHSLTTITVKAGLVRRLLESTGQPAVAEEAGEVERYARQALADVRATVSGYRSVTLAGALAEAGSALRAAGITARLPQAVDEVDPRVQQVFGYVVREAVTNAVRHSGASAVEVHFGRDWLVVEDDGPGTGPVETGNGLRGLRERVTARGGDLQAHRSAGGGFVVRAEVPVEGGRNGAGAGAHEGGTD; encoded by the coding sequence ATGAGCACATCGGAGGCGGAGAACACCTCCGCCGCGCACGGGTGGCGCGAGGAGATCGGCCCACGGCTCCTCGCGCCGCCGTCGGCGTCGCACGGGCGCCGCGCGCTGTGGACGTCCGTGGGCCTGACGCTGCTGTTCAGCGCGCTGATGCTGCCCTACGGCATCAACGCGCTCGACGGGCTCGAACCTCCGCGGCGGCAGTGGGCGATCGGCGTGGGCACCGCCTACATCGGCTCCTACCTCGTGTTCGTCGCGCTGGGGGAGTCCAAAGCATGGGGCGTGCGCCTGTTCATGTGCGCGCTCCTGCTGATCCTGGGCGGCGCGCTGGTGTTCCTCATGGGCGTCAAGAACGCCTGGGTCCTGGTCTTCGCGCTGTGCGTGATCAGCGCCTTCGCCCGTACGGCCCTGGCAGTGGGCGCGGTCGTGCTCTCGGTCGGGGCCGTCGGGGGGACGGCCCTGCTCTCGGGGACCCTGGGTGCGGTCATGCCCGAGCTGGTCCTGCTGGCCTCGGTCGGCACCGCTATGATCCTGTTCATCCGCCTCGTCGAGGCGAACGAGCAGCTGCGCCGGGCCCGCGACCGCATCGCGGCGTTCGCCGTCGTCGAGGAGCGGGAGCGCGTCGCCCGGGACCTGCACGACATCCTCGGGCACAGCCTCACCACCATCACCGTCAAGGCCGGGCTCGTGCGCCGCCTACTGGAGAGCACCGGCCAGCCGGCCGTGGCCGAAGAGGCCGGGGAAGTCGAACGGTACGCCCGCCAGGCCCTGGCCGACGTCCGCGCCACGGTTTCAGGCTACCGGTCGGTCACCCTGGCCGGCGCGCTGGCCGAGGCCGGTTCGGCGCTGCGCGCCGCCGGGATCACGGCCCGGTTGCCGCAGGCCGTGGACGAGGTCGACCCCCGGGTGCAGCAGGTGTTCGGCTACGTTGTGCGCGAGGCGGTGACCAACGCCGTGCGCCACTCCGGTGCCTCGGCCGTCGAGGTCCACTTCGGCCGCGACTGGCTGGTCGTGGAGGACGACGGGCCGGGAACCGGGCCGGTGGAGACCGGCAACGGCCTGCGCGGGCTGCGGGAGCGCGTCACGGCGCGGGGAGGCGACCTGCAGGCGCACCGGTCGGCGGGCGGAGGCTTCGTCGTGCGCGCCGAGGTGCCCGTCGAGGGCGGTCGGAACGGGGCGGGCGCGGGGGCGCACGAGGGAGGTACGGATTGA
- the rfbA gene encoding glucose-1-phosphate thymidylyltransferase RfbA has product MKGIILAGGSGTRLHPTTLSVSKQILPVYNKPMIYYPLSVLMLAGIREILIISTPRDLDSFRGLLGDGSSLGIELSYAEQEKPNGLAEAFIIGADHIGGDSCALILGDNIFHGPVFSTLLQENAGDVDGCVLFGYPVNDPGRYGIAVLDAEERLVALDEKPERPRSNCAVTGLYFYDNDVVEIARGIEPSSRGELEITDVNRTYLENGNAKLVDLGRGFAWLDTGTHDALLQACHYVQTMEQRQGIRIACLEEVALRMGFIDADSCYRLGAALSSTDYGRYVMDIAQEFAPGVAE; this is encoded by the coding sequence GTGAAAGGAATCATTCTCGCGGGCGGGTCGGGAACCCGTCTGCATCCGACCACTCTGTCGGTGTCGAAACAGATTCTCCCGGTCTACAACAAACCGATGATCTATTATCCGCTGTCGGTTCTGATGCTGGCCGGAATACGCGAGATCCTGATCATATCCACGCCACGGGACCTGGATTCGTTCCGCGGTCTGCTGGGTGACGGGTCGAGTCTGGGGATCGAGCTGAGCTACGCCGAGCAGGAGAAGCCGAACGGGCTCGCCGAGGCGTTCATCATCGGCGCCGACCACATCGGCGGCGACTCCTGCGCGCTGATTCTCGGCGACAACATCTTCCACGGCCCGGTGTTCTCCACGCTGCTCCAGGAGAACGCCGGAGACGTCGACGGCTGCGTGCTTTTCGGATATCCGGTGAACGATCCGGGACGCTACGGCATCGCCGTGCTGGACGCCGAGGAGCGGCTGGTCGCCCTGGACGAGAAGCCGGAGCGGCCGCGGTCGAACTGCGCGGTGACCGGGCTGTACTTCTACGACAACGACGTGGTCGAGATCGCCCGCGGCATCGAGCCGTCGTCCCGCGGCGAACTGGAGATCACCGACGTCAACCGCACCTACCTGGAGAACGGCAACGCGAAGCTGGTGGACCTGGGCCGCGGCTTCGCCTGGCTGGACACCGGGACGCACGACGCCCTGCTGCAGGCCTGCCACTACGTGCAGACGATGGAGCAGCGCCAGGGCATCCGCATCGCGTGCCTGGAGGAGGTGGCGCTGCGGATGGGGTTCATCGACGCGGACTCCTGCTACCGCCTGGGTGCCGCCCTTTCGAGTACCGACTACGGCCGATACGTCATGGACATCGCCCAGGAGTTCGCCCCGGGCGTCGCAGAATAG
- a CDS encoding class I SAM-dependent methyltransferase, whose product MSESPRCRVCAGPLREFVDFGRQPLSNRFPLPDRLDDEYFFTLAAGICESCTMVQLMREVPRDRMFNEEYPYLSSGSAVMREHFTEIAQRFLRTRLGEGGFAVELGSNDGVMLKTIADAGVRHLGIDPSDGVAEAARERGVRVWTRFFERSTAEEIVAAEGRADVVYAANTLCHIPYLDSVFEGIRTLLAPSGVFVFEDPYFADVVRHNSFDQIYDEHYYLFSARSVQATAARYGLELVDVERLAVHGGEVRYTLAHAGALTPGTAVADLIAEEDALGLARNETLDAFAADVAAVRDDLVRLLSELRDRGKRVVAYGATAKSATVANYCGLGPDLVEFVCDTTPAKQGRVTPGSHIPVRPAEAFRDPDYPDYALLFAWNHAEEVMAKEQEFRDAGGRWITYIPEVGIL is encoded by the coding sequence ATGTCCGAAAGCCCCCGCTGCCGCGTCTGCGCCGGACCGTTGCGGGAATTCGTCGATTTCGGCCGCCAGCCGCTGTCCAACCGTTTTCCGCTGCCGGACCGACTGGACGACGAGTATTTCTTCACCCTCGCCGCCGGAATCTGCGAGTCCTGCACCATGGTACAGCTGATGCGGGAAGTACCGCGCGACCGGATGTTCAACGAGGAATACCCGTACCTCTCCTCGGGTTCAGCCGTCATGCGCGAGCATTTCACCGAGATCGCGCAGCGTTTTCTGCGGACCCGCCTGGGTGAGGGCGGCTTCGCCGTCGAACTCGGCAGCAACGACGGCGTCATGCTGAAGACCATCGCCGACGCCGGCGTCCGCCACCTCGGTATCGACCCCTCCGACGGTGTCGCCGAGGCTGCCCGCGAACGCGGTGTGCGGGTCTGGACGCGGTTCTTCGAGCGGTCCACCGCCGAGGAGATCGTGGCCGCCGAGGGCCGCGCCGACGTCGTCTACGCCGCGAACACGCTGTGCCACATCCCCTACCTCGACTCCGTCTTCGAGGGCATCCGCACGCTCCTCGCGCCGTCGGGAGTGTTCGTCTTCGAGGACCCCTATTTCGCCGACGTGGTCCGGCACAACTCCTTCGACCAGATCTACGACGAGCACTACTACCTCTTCTCCGCCCGCTCGGTGCAGGCGACCGCCGCCCGGTACGGCCTGGAGCTGGTCGACGTGGAGCGCCTGGCCGTGCACGGCGGCGAGGTGCGCTACACGCTCGCGCACGCCGGCGCGCTCACCCCCGGCACAGCCGTGGCCGACCTGATCGCCGAGGAGGACGCGCTCGGACTGGCCCGGAACGAGACCCTGGACGCCTTCGCCGCCGACGTCGCCGCCGTCCGCGACGACCTGGTGCGGCTGCTGTCCGAGCTGCGCGACCGGGGCAAGCGCGTCGTCGCCTACGGGGCCACCGCCAAGAGCGCGACCGTGGCGAACTACTGCGGCCTCGGCCCCGACCTGGTGGAGTTCGTCTGCGATACCACTCCTGCCAAGCAGGGCCGCGTCACCCCCGGGTCGCACATCCCGGTGCGCCCCGCCGAGGCGTTCCGCGACCCCGACTACCCCGACTACGCCCTGCTCTTCGCGTGGAACCACGCCGAGGAGGTCATGGCCAAGGAGCAGGAGTTCCGCGACGCCGGGGGCCGGTGGATCACCTACATCCCCGAGGTCGGAATCCTGTGA
- a CDS encoding dTDP-4-dehydrorhamnose 3,5-epimerase family protein, with the protein MSFRVLDVEGAVEFGFPEFPDDRGAFASALTESGFAQALGHPPFPLRQASFTRSRRGVIRGVHFTATPPGCAKFVYCPAGRALDLVVDLRVGSPTWGRWDAVELGTAEPKAVYLPVGVGHGVVALEDETVICYLLSAEYVPANELSVSVASPEFADLPIPAEITPVQSARDQAAPLLAEALSAGLLPDYSRCLGVAKEFARG; encoded by the coding sequence ATGAGTTTCCGTGTTCTCGATGTCGAGGGAGCCGTGGAGTTCGGTTTCCCGGAATTCCCCGACGACCGGGGGGCCTTCGCCTCGGCGCTGACGGAGTCCGGCTTCGCCCAAGCGCTCGGGCACCCGCCCTTCCCGCTCCGGCAGGCGAGCTTCACCCGCTCGCGCCGCGGCGTGATCCGGGGGGTCCACTTCACGGCGACCCCGCCGGGGTGCGCCAAGTTCGTCTACTGCCCGGCGGGCCGTGCGCTCGACCTCGTGGTCGACCTCCGGGTCGGCTCGCCCACCTGGGGCCGCTGGGACGCGGTCGAGCTGGGGACGGCCGAGCCGAAAGCCGTGTACCTGCCCGTCGGGGTGGGCCACGGCGTGGTGGCGCTGGAGGACGAGACGGTGATCTGCTACCTGCTCTCCGCGGAGTACGTCCCCGCGAACGAGCTGTCCGTCTCGGTGGCCAGCCCCGAATTCGCCGACCTCCCCATCCCCGCGGAGATCACGCCGGTGCAGTCGGCCCGGGACCAGGCGGCCCCCCTGTTGGCGGAGGCGCTGTCCGCGGGGCTGCTGCCCGACTACAGCCGCTGCCTCGGGGTGGCGAAGGAGTTTGCGCGAGGGTGA
- a CDS encoding macrolide family glycosyltransferase, protein MAHIAFLAPPAVGHINPTLGLVAELGARGHRVSYLVGEEHAGRVERAGAQPVTYATTMPGSSDKPLTLQGFDVARGLLAGLRETRMLSEHLDEWFAENRPDLVVFDGLVAWWGRLLAYRHGIPAVPSWANFVSNDEWSLTDRYVKFPKLDPRLYWFILRMQRLAARDGLSVIELMDSLGRGVPGHLVFLPRSFQYAGDTFDDTFHFVGPCLRPRETGERWQPPSEAPVFLVSLGTRYHNQPGLFSTVMEAFADTEWHVVLVIGPDVDPAALGDVPANFEVRPSVPQLDVLEHAQLFLTHAGMGSVMEALHFGVPMIAVPQMGEQRANADRLEQLGLGRAVAPDAPDLAERLRAYAAELPADASVRKAVSAVQEEMQREGLAAAVDVVESAISEPVR, encoded by the coding sequence ATGGCGCACATCGCTTTCCTCGCGCCTCCGGCGGTGGGGCACATCAATCCGACGCTGGGGCTCGTCGCCGAGCTCGGCGCACGCGGCCACCGGGTGAGCTACCTGGTCGGCGAGGAGCACGCCGGGCGGGTCGAGCGGGCCGGAGCACAGCCCGTGACCTATGCGACGACCATGCCGGGCTCCTCGGACAAACCCCTCACCCTGCAGGGCTTCGACGTCGCCCGGGGGCTGCTGGCGGGACTGCGCGAGACCCGCATGCTCTCCGAGCACCTCGACGAGTGGTTCGCCGAGAACCGCCCCGACCTGGTCGTCTTCGACGGCCTGGTCGCGTGGTGGGGGCGGCTGCTGGCCTATCGGCACGGCATCCCCGCGGTGCCGTCGTGGGCCAACTTCGTTTCCAACGACGAGTGGTCGCTGACCGACCGCTACGTCAAGTTCCCCAAGCTCGACCCGCGGCTGTACTGGTTCATCCTCCGGATGCAGCGGCTCGCCGCCCGCGACGGACTGTCGGTGATCGAGCTGATGGACTCGCTCGGCCGCGGCGTACCCGGCCACCTGGTCTTCCTGCCCCGCTCGTTCCAGTACGCGGGCGACACCTTCGACGACACGTTCCACTTCGTCGGGCCGTGCCTGCGGCCGCGCGAAACCGGGGAGCGCTGGCAGCCGCCGTCCGAGGCCCCGGTCTTCCTGGTGTCGCTGGGTACCCGCTACCACAACCAGCCGGGCCTCTTCTCGACCGTCATGGAGGCCTTCGCCGACACCGAGTGGCACGTCGTGCTGGTGATCGGACCCGACGTCGACCCCGCCGCGCTCGGCGACGTGCCGGCGAACTTCGAGGTCCGCCCCAGCGTCCCGCAGCTCGACGTGCTCGAACACGCGCAACTGTTCCTCACCCACGCCGGCATGGGCAGCGTCATGGAGGCACTGCACTTCGGCGTCCCGATGATCGCGGTGCCGCAGATGGGTGAGCAGCGCGCCAACGCCGACCGGCTGGAGCAGCTGGGCCTGGGCCGTGCGGTGGCTCCCGACGCCCCCGACCTCGCGGAGCGGCTGCGCGCCTACGCCGCCGAACTGCCCGCGGACGCGTCG
- a CDS encoding cold-shock protein, with product METGLVVRFDEERGYGFIEPDAGGEDVFIHASALDEEIKAQLQTGRRVRFDSVGGHRGKKAFDVQLVSAPAGLEPAPVSPRPAVSGADEETAEVLSEEELRWRVTEMLLDVAPELSGAQVLAVRSAFGRFAGERGWTG from the coding sequence ATGGAGACGGGATTGGTCGTGCGTTTCGACGAGGAGCGCGGTTACGGCTTCATCGAGCCGGACGCCGGCGGCGAGGACGTCTTCATCCACGCCTCGGCACTGGACGAGGAGATCAAGGCGCAGCTGCAGACGGGCCGGCGGGTCCGGTTCGACTCGGTGGGCGGCCATCGCGGCAAGAAGGCCTTCGACGTGCAACTCGTGTCCGCGCCGGCCGGCTTGGAGCCCGCGCCGGTCTCACCGCGGCCCGCCGTGAGTGGGGCCGACGAGGAGACCGCGGAGGTGCTGTCGGAGGAGGAGCTGCGCTGGCGGGTCACCGAGATGCTGCTGGATGTCGCGCCCGAGCTGAGCGGGGCGCAGGTTCTCGCGGTGCGCAGCGCGTTCGGCCGGTTCGCCGGCGAGCGCGGCTGGACGGGCTGA
- a CDS encoding ABC transporter permease: MKGGYLTLELRRVLREPGTILFVLGFPAAFYVLEVIIFQAEWPAEKAQYEPATILMPSMAAWGVLISGMLVGTRVVNERKAGWQRQLRLTPLSSANYLLGKAAVGMVVAVPPPFVVALVGALFLDVSLEPTGWLFVTLLVSIGGLPFAILGLLIGQLGTRENVQQITIIGMLVLAIFGGIFIPLQSLPAWFVYVSYVTPSYWLAELGKAGVSTSGVGTQSPVLAGAVLLAWSVVLAVAVVWRYRHDSARS; encoded by the coding sequence ATGAAGGGCGGGTACCTCACCCTCGAACTGAGGAGGGTGCTGCGCGAGCCGGGCACGATCCTGTTCGTCCTCGGCTTCCCGGCCGCGTTCTACGTCCTGGAGGTCATCATCTTCCAGGCCGAGTGGCCGGCGGAGAAGGCGCAGTACGAGCCGGCGACCATCCTGATGCCCAGCATGGCCGCCTGGGGCGTGCTCATCTCCGGGATGCTGGTGGGCACCCGCGTGGTCAACGAACGCAAGGCCGGCTGGCAGCGCCAACTGCGGCTGACCCCGCTGTCGAGCGCGAACTACCTGCTGGGCAAGGCGGCCGTGGGGATGGTCGTCGCCGTCCCGCCGCCGTTCGTGGTGGCGCTGGTCGGGGCGCTGTTCCTGGACGTCAGCCTGGAGCCCACCGGCTGGCTCTTCGTCACGCTGCTGGTGTCGATCGGCGGGCTGCCGTTCGCCATCCTGGGCCTGCTCATCGGCCAGTTGGGCACCCGGGAGAACGTCCAGCAGATCACCATCATCGGCATGCTGGTGCTGGCCATCTTCGGCGGCATCTTCATCCCCCTGCAGTCCCTGCCGGCCTGGTTCGTCTACGTCTCCTACGTGACGCCGAGCTACTGGCTCGCCGAACTCGGCAAGGCGGGCGTGTCCACGAGCGGCGTGGGGACGCAGAGTCCTGTCCTGGCCGGGGCGGTTCTTCTAGCATGGTCGGTCGTACTGGCGGTGGCGGTGGTCTGGCGCTACCGGCACGACTCGGCTCGGAGCTGA
- a CDS encoding NDP-hexose 2,3-dehydratase family protein, whose protein sequence is MTALDDGRAGAADRVARSAGLGAEGVVSLPEFRAWFAAAATRARARVARVPLGGLDGWAADAATGDIRHESGRFFSVRGLDVRNPGGATEHWSQPIIDQPEIGVLGILVKEFDGVWHLLMQAKTEPGNVNGLQLSPTVQATRSNYTGVHRGRAVPYIEYFLDPPPERVVADSLQSEQGSWFLRKHNRNMVVEAPDEPVPVLEDFCWLTLGQVHALLAEDDVVNMDARTVLSCLPFHGGDPDAGARHSTTGVLSRITAARARTDIAAAPVPLASVQRWHRSGAGELHHESGRFFRVVGVDVATQGREVRRWSQPMIEPCGRGLTALLVKDIGGTPHALLHARTEPGFREGVELGPTLQCTPANYPDRAAHRPRFLDAVAGAAAGRVRFDTVQSEEGGRFYHARTRNVVLEVDDASAPDDDPDYVWLSLPQIDALLRHSHYLNIQARSLVACLRSRPAG, encoded by the coding sequence GTGACGGCCCTCGACGACGGCCGCGCCGGCGCCGCCGACCGGGTGGCCCGCTCCGCCGGGCTCGGCGCGGAGGGGGTCGTCTCCCTGCCCGAGTTCCGCGCGTGGTTCGCGGCGGCCGCCACCCGGGCGCGCGCCCGGGTGGCCCGGGTGCCGCTCGGCGGTCTGGACGGCTGGGCGGCCGATGCGGCGACCGGCGACATCCGCCACGAGAGCGGCCGGTTCTTCAGCGTGCGCGGGCTCGACGTGCGCAACCCCGGAGGCGCTACCGAGCACTGGTCGCAGCCGATCATCGACCAGCCCGAGATCGGCGTCCTCGGCATTCTGGTCAAGGAGTTCGACGGCGTCTGGCACCTGCTGATGCAGGCGAAGACGGAGCCGGGCAACGTCAACGGCCTCCAGCTCTCGCCCACCGTGCAGGCCACGCGCAGCAACTACACCGGCGTCCACCGCGGCAGGGCGGTGCCCTACATCGAGTACTTCCTGGACCCGCCGCCGGAGCGGGTCGTCGCCGACTCCCTGCAGTCCGAGCAGGGCTCCTGGTTCCTGCGCAAGCACAACCGCAACATGGTCGTCGAGGCGCCCGACGAGCCGGTGCCCGTGCTGGAGGACTTCTGCTGGCTCACGCTCGGCCAGGTGCACGCGCTGCTCGCCGAGGACGACGTGGTGAACATGGACGCGCGCACGGTGCTGTCGTGCCTGCCGTTCCACGGCGGCGACCCCGACGCGGGCGCGCGGCACTCCACCACCGGCGTGCTGAGCCGGATCACCGCGGCACGCGCCCGCACCGACATCGCGGCGGCGCCCGTGCCGCTGGCGTCGGTGCAGCGGTGGCACCGCAGCGGCGCCGGCGAACTGCACCACGAGAGCGGCCGCTTCTTCCGCGTCGTCGGCGTCGACGTGGCCACGCAGGGCCGCGAGGTGCGCCGGTGGTCGCAGCCGATGATCGAACCGTGCGGCCGGGGCCTGACGGCCCTGCTCGTGAAGGACATCGGCGGCACGCCGCACGCGCTGCTGCACGCGCGCACCGAGCCGGGGTTCCGCGAGGGCGTGGAGCTGGGGCCGACGCTGCAGTGCACGCCGGCGAACTACCCGGACCGAGCCGCGCACCGGCCGCGGTTCCTCGACGCGGTCGCGGGCGCCGCGGCCGGGCGCGTCCGGTTCGACACCGTCCAGTCCGAGGAGGGCGGCCGGTTCTACCACGCGCGGACCCGCAACGTGGTGCTGGAGGTCGACGACGCCTCCGCGCCCGACGACGACCCCGACTACGTGTGGCTGTCGCTGCCCCAGATCGACGCTCTGCTCCGGCACAGCCACTACCTGAACATCCAGGCGCGCAGCCTCGTCGCCTGCCTGCGCAGCCGGCCCGCGGGCTGA
- a CDS encoding ABC transporter ATP-binding protein — MDETLIPGKGRDGGRLRDHSAVYADALYKRYGDVRAVDGVDLTIAPGEVVALLGPNGAGKSTTVDMLTGLARPDSGEVRVFGHTPGDAIQHGRIGAMLQEGALLEDATVEEMVAMVASLHNKPLSVRETLRWAGIEDLAKRRSTKLSGGQQQRVRFAIAAVSNPDLLILDEPTAGMDVATRRDFWAAMKKFTASGHTVMFATHYLEEAEEVADRVVFLKGGRVVADGSVEQVRSLAAGRTVTATIPGADADAVRALPSVVDVEVRMDKATVLSSDSDATLRALLSRFPQARDIEVVGVGLDEAFLVLTSQESEES; from the coding sequence ATGGATGAAACTCTGATCCCCGGTAAGGGACGGGACGGGGGGCGGTTGCGCGACCATTCCGCGGTTTATGCCGACGCGCTGTACAAGCGTTACGGCGACGTGCGCGCCGTCGACGGCGTCGACCTGACCATCGCCCCCGGCGAGGTGGTGGCGCTGCTCGGCCCCAACGGCGCGGGCAAGTCCACCACCGTCGACATGCTCACGGGGCTGGCGCGGCCCGACTCGGGCGAGGTCCGCGTGTTCGGCCACACGCCCGGCGACGCCATCCAGCACGGCCGGATCGGCGCGATGCTGCAGGAGGGCGCGCTCCTGGAGGACGCGACCGTGGAAGAGATGGTCGCCATGGTGGCCTCCCTGCACAACAAGCCGCTTTCCGTGCGGGAGACGCTGCGCTGGGCCGGGATCGAGGACCTCGCCAAGCGCAGGTCCACCAAGCTCTCCGGCGGGCAGCAGCAGCGGGTCCGCTTCGCCATCGCGGCGGTCTCCAACCCCGACCTGCTGATCCTGGACGAGCCCACGGCCGGCATGGACGTCGCCACGCGCCGCGACTTCTGGGCGGCCATGAAGAAGTTCACCGCCTCGGGCCACACGGTCATGTTCGCGACGCATTACCTGGAGGAGGCCGAGGAGGTCGCCGACCGGGTCGTCTTCCTCAAGGGCGGCCGCGTCGTCGCCGACGGCTCGGTCGAGCAGGTGCGCTCACTGGCCGCCGGCCGCACCGTGACCGCCACGATCCCCGGTGCGGACGCGGATGCGGTGCGCGCGCTGCCCTCGGTGGTCGACGTCGAGGTCCGCATGGACAAGGCGACCGTGCTCAGCTCCGACTCCGACGCGACCCTGCGTGCCCTGCTCTCCCGGTTCCCGCAGGCCAGGGACATCGAGGTGGTCGGCGTCGGCCTGGACGAGGCGTTCCTGGTTCTCACGTCGCAGGAAAGCGAGGAGTCATGA
- a CDS encoding response regulator transcription factor — MIRVLLADDQAMVRGALASMLDLEADITVVAQAGSGDEALAAARETSPDVALIDIQMPGKDGLAVASELHESMPRCRILICTTFGRPGYLSRAMAAGATGFVVKDAPPEDLVKAIRDVRSGIKVVDPALATESLTHGINPLTSREQEMLRAVGRGSTVDEMAAQLHLTEGTVRNHLSAAIGKTGTRTRSEAALVAEERGWL, encoded by the coding sequence TTGATCAGGGTTCTCCTCGCCGACGACCAGGCCATGGTGCGCGGCGCGCTCGCGTCCATGCTCGACCTGGAGGCCGACATCACCGTCGTGGCGCAGGCGGGGTCGGGGGACGAGGCGCTGGCGGCCGCCCGCGAGACCAGCCCCGACGTGGCGCTCATCGACATCCAGATGCCCGGCAAGGACGGGCTGGCCGTCGCGTCCGAGCTGCACGAGTCCATGCCCCGGTGCCGCATCCTGATCTGCACCACCTTCGGCCGGCCCGGCTACCTCTCCCGCGCGATGGCGGCCGGCGCCACCGGCTTCGTGGTCAAGGACGCGCCGCCCGAGGACCTGGTCAAGGCGATCCGCGACGTGCGCTCGGGCATCAAGGTCGTGGACCCCGCGCTGGCCACCGAGTCGCTGACCCACGGGATCAACCCGCTGACCTCCCGGGAGCAGGAGATGCTGCGGGCCGTCGGACGGGGGAGCACCGTCGACGAGATGGCCGCACAGCTCCACCTCACCGAGGGCACCGTGCGCAACCACCTCTCGGCGGCGATCGGCAAGACCGGCACGCGGACCCGGTCCGAGGCCGCGCTGGTGGCCGAGGAACGCGGCTGGCTGTGA